One Simonsiella muelleri ATCC 29453 DNA window includes the following coding sequences:
- a CDS encoding dihydrolipoyl dehydrogenase, whose protein sequence is MKKLQADVVVIGGGTAGMGAFRNARLHTENVYLIESHVFGTTCARVGCMPSKLLIAAAEARHHALHTDPFGVHLDKSSIQVNGEEVMNRVKSERDRFVGFVLEDVNEWDENRRIMGAAKFIDDHTIQIDDHTQIRADRIVIATGSRPVILPEWEKLGDKLIVNDDVFSWSTLPESVAVFGSGVIGLELGQALHRLGVKVTVFGRDGSLGGISDPVVLQQATEIFAEEFPFYLRSTSEARLNADGKVEIKWAQDDETGIFVADYLLAAIGRTPNVDNLGLENIKIDTDKRGVPIANPETMQTSIPHIFIAGDASNQLPLLHEAADQGKIAGENAGKFPNISKGLRRSMIGVVFTNPQIMSVGARFATLKNQYGDDFDDKVAIGEVSFRNQGRSRVMLVNKGHMRVYADKQSGKFLGAEMAGPAAEHIAHLLAWAHQMEMTVPKMLDMPFYHPVIEEGLRTALRDVASKLSK, encoded by the coding sequence ATGAAAAAATTGCAAGCAGACGTGGTTGTCATTGGTGGTGGTACGGCTGGCATGGGTGCATTTCGCAACGCGCGTTTGCATACCGAAAATGTGTATTTAATTGAAAGTCATGTGTTTGGTACAACTTGTGCGCGTGTGGGTTGTATGCCTTCCAAATTACTGATTGCGGCAGCGGAAGCACGTCATCACGCTTTGCATACCGACCCATTTGGCGTACATTTGGATAAATCATCCATTCAAGTCAACGGTGAAGAAGTGATGAATCGCGTAAAATCTGAACGCGATCGCTTTGTGGGTTTCGTACTGGAAGATGTGAATGAATGGGACGAAAATCGCCGAATCATGGGTGCAGCCAAATTCATTGACGACCATACCATTCAAATTGATGACCACACGCAAATTCGAGCTGACCGCATTGTCATCGCAACAGGTTCCCGCCCCGTGATTTTGCCAGAATGGGAAAAATTGGGCGATAAATTGATTGTTAATGATGACGTCTTTTCATGGAGCACGCTGCCTGAAAGCGTGGCTGTATTTGGTTCTGGCGTGATTGGTTTGGAGTTGGGGCAAGCATTGCACCGTTTGGGTGTGAAAGTAACCGTCTTTGGGCGAGATGGTAGTTTGGGTGGCATCAGCGACCCTGTGGTATTGCAGCAAGCTACTGAAATTTTTGCAGAAGAATTCCCATTTTATTTGCGTTCTACTTCCGAAGCGCGTTTGAATGCCGATGGTAAAGTGGAAATCAAATGGGCACAAGATGATGAAACCGGTATTTTTGTGGCGGATTATTTACTGGCAGCAATTGGGCGCACACCCAATGTGGATAATTTAGGTTTGGAAAACATCAAAATTGACACGGATAAGCGTGGCGTGCCTATTGCCAATCCCGAAACCATGCAAACGTCTATTCCACATATTTTTATCGCGGGCGATGCATCGAATCAATTGCCTTTGTTACACGAAGCTGCCGACCAAGGTAAAATTGCAGGCGAAAACGCTGGTAAATTCCCCAATATCAGCAAAGGATTACGCCGTAGCATGATTGGTGTGGTGTTTACCAATCCGCAAATTATGTCGGTGGGTGCGCGTTTTGCGACATTGAAAAATCAATACGGCGATGATTTTGATGACAAAGTAGCAATTGGCGAAGTTTCATTTAGAAATCAGGGACGTAGCCGTGTAATGTTGGTAAATAAAGGGCATATGCGCGTGTATGCCGACAAACAATCAGGTAAATTTTTAGGTGCGGAAATGGCTGGGCCTGCTGCCGAACACATTGCACATTTACTCGCGTGGGCGCATCAAATGGAAATGACTGTTCCTAAAATGTTGGATATGCCATTCTATCATCCTGTTATTGAAGAAGGTTTGCGTACTGCACTGCGCGATGTAGCAAGCAAATTGTCAAAATAG
- a CDS encoding glutathione peroxidase has translation MSVQIKTAAELEGKKVPSVVFHTRKDDAWVDVSTDDLFKGKTVAVFSLPGAFTPTCSSTHLPRYNELASEFKKRGVDDIVCVSVNDTFVMNAWLADQEAENITVVPDGNGEFSKGMGMLVSKEQLGFGDRSWRYSMLVKDGVIEKMFIEPVKDGDPFEVSDADTMLKHIDPTWTPHESVAIITKPGCPFCAKAKALLKEKGYAFEEIVLGRDASITSVRAITGKATAPQVFIGGQYIGGSDDLEKYFAK, from the coding sequence ATGTCTGTACAAATCAAAACCGCAGCCGAATTAGAAGGCAAAAAAGTCCCATCAGTTGTATTCCACACTCGCAAAGATGATGCGTGGGTAGATGTTTCTACTGATGATTTATTCAAAGGCAAAACCGTTGCCGTGTTCTCATTGCCTGGCGCATTTACCCCAACTTGCTCATCAACTCACTTACCACGCTACAACGAGTTGGCAAGTGAATTTAAAAAACGTGGCGTTGATGATATCGTTTGTGTTTCTGTAAACGACACATTTGTGATGAATGCTTGGTTGGCTGATCAAGAAGCTGAAAACATTACTGTTGTTCCTGATGGCAATGGCGAATTCAGCAAAGGCATGGGTATGTTGGTTAGCAAAGAACAATTGGGTTTTGGCGACCGTTCATGGCGTTATTCTATGCTGGTTAAAGATGGCGTTATTGAAAAAATGTTTATTGAGCCTGTGAAAGACGGCGATCCATTCGAAGTATCTGACGCAGACACCATGTTAAAACACATTGACCCAACTTGGACACCACACGAATCAGTAGCCATCATCACCAAACCTGGTTGCCCATTCTGCGCCAAAGCAAAAGCTTTGTTAAAAGAAAAAGGCTATGCATTTGAAGAAATCGTGTTGGGTCGTGATGCTTCTATCACTTCTGTGCGCGCCATCACAGGCAAAGCCACTGCGCCACAAGTGTTCATTGGTGGTCAATACATTGGTGGTAGCGATGATTTGGAAAAGTATTTCGCTAAATAA
- the earP gene encoding elongation factor P maturation arginine rhamnosyltransferase EarP: MIDNFGDIGVAWRLARELRTRLNWQIYLFLDDWGSLRCLAPDYANESGIILKNWQENEFADVENVCAPHVVIEMFACRLPENVLVILKKNQAIWLNWEYLSAENWAVRTHGMQSLQADGYAKYFWQMGFVPESGGLIREMTFRQPENLIESNALRVLLFGYQSEIWVETLRAWQALGWRVDVDCVGWQVGQSLHELGDLLAENGKQYILGSLKIRQIDFVPQQNFDDLLAQYDWLFVRGEDSFVRAQFSGKPFFWHIYPQNELAHLDKLAAFWDGVWRDDATWQVAHCALSGELNGAFRLPENERMAHWQTLWDCRADWASGARDWQMFLLSQSDAVTRLANWCDLYNTK; encoded by the coding sequence GTGATTGATAATTTTGGCGATATAGGGGTGGCGTGGCGATTGGCTCGTGAATTGCGGACACGATTAAATTGGCAAATTTATTTGTTTTTGGACGATTGGGGCTCGTTGCGATGCCTTGCGCCTGATTATGCTAATGAATCGGGTATCATATTGAAAAATTGGCAAGAAAATGAATTCGCTGATGTGGAAAATGTGTGTGCGCCGCATGTGGTCATTGAAATGTTTGCTTGCAGGCTGCCTGAAAATGTATTGGTTATTTTGAAGAAAAATCAAGCCATTTGGCTCAATTGGGAATATTTGAGCGCGGAAAATTGGGCGGTGCGAACCCATGGTATGCAGTCTCTGCAAGCCGATGGTTATGCAAAATATTTTTGGCAAATGGGTTTTGTGCCTGAAAGTGGCGGTTTGATTCGTGAGATGACTTTCAGGCAGCCTGAAAATTTAATTGAATCAAATGCTTTGAGGGTTTTACTGTTTGGTTATCAGAGTGAAATTTGGGTAGAAACTTTGCGTGCTTGGCAGGCGTTGGGTTGGCGCGTGGACGTGGATTGCGTGGGCTGGCAAGTTGGTCAGAGTTTGCATGAATTGGGCGATTTATTAGCAGAAAATGGCAAACAATATATTTTAGGCAGCCTGAAAATTCGCCAAATTGATTTTGTACCACAACAAAATTTTGATGATTTATTGGCGCAATATGATTGGCTGTTTGTACGTGGCGAAGACAGTTTTGTTCGCGCTCAATTTTCGGGTAAGCCATTCTTTTGGCATATTTATCCGCAAAATGAATTGGCACATTTGGATAAATTGGCGGCATTTTGGGATGGGGTTTGGCGAGACGATGCAACATGGCAGGTGGCGCATTGTGCGTTGTCGGGCGAATTGAATGGGGCTTTCAGGCTGCCTGAAAATGAACGCATGGCGCATTGGCAGACTTTGTGGGACTGTCGGGCAGATTGGGCGAGTGGGGCGCGTGATTGGCAAATGTTTTTGTTGAGTCAATCTGATGCGGTAACGCGGTTGGCAAATTGGTGTGATTTATACAACACGAAATAA
- a CDS encoding NAD(P)H-dependent glycerol-3-phosphate dehydrogenase: MNITVLGAGAWGTALAIHFALHQHTVRMWTHNADHAKVMQQSRTNDRYLQGCTLPDNLNVDDDLHTALTNSELVLVVTPVVGLRDSVLLIKQAGYGHLPILTACKGFELDTGLLPHQVVKDVLPDNQQIGVLSGPSFAQELADQMPCAVCLASENFEWIKQLSAQLNTHVMRLYANDDVLGVAVGGAVKNVMAIATGLCDGLGYGLNARAALVTRGLAEITRLAVAMGAQQKTMMGLAGTGDLILTCTGALSRNRKVGLGLAQGKTLHQVLMEIGHVAEGVPTIEEVHNAAAKYQIDMPITGMLYQLVRNELTARDIVERLMQREPTHE, translated from the coding sequence ATGAATATTACCGTATTAGGCGCGGGCGCGTGGGGTACTGCACTCGCCATACACTTTGCTTTGCATCAACACACTGTCCGTATGTGGACGCACAATGCTGACCACGCTAAAGTGATGCAGCAAAGTCGCACCAACGACCGATATTTACAAGGCTGCACGCTGCCTGATAATCTGAATGTTGATGATGATTTACACACCGCGTTAACCAATAGCGAACTGGTGTTAGTGGTTACGCCTGTGGTGGGTTTGCGCGACAGTGTTTTGCTGATTAAACAAGCTGGTTACGGACATTTACCTATTTTGACTGCGTGTAAAGGTTTTGAATTGGATACGGGCTTGTTGCCGCATCAAGTGGTAAAAGATGTGTTGCCTGACAACCAACAAATTGGCGTATTATCAGGTCCGAGTTTCGCGCAAGAATTAGCCGACCAAATGCCATGCGCTGTGTGTTTGGCATCAGAAAATTTTGAATGGATTAAACAACTTTCTGCGCAACTGAATACTCATGTCATGCGTCTGTATGCTAATGATGACGTGTTGGGCGTGGCTGTGGGTGGTGCAGTAAAAAACGTGATGGCGATTGCCACGGGTTTATGTGATGGCTTGGGCTATGGTCTGAATGCGCGTGCGGCTTTGGTAACGCGCGGTTTGGCAGAAATCACGCGTTTGGCGGTGGCGATGGGTGCGCAACAAAAAACCATGATGGGTTTAGCGGGTACGGGCGATTTGATTTTGACGTGTACGGGTGCGTTGTCGCGCAACCGCAAAGTAGGCTTGGGTTTGGCACAAGGCAAAACCCTGCATCAGGTTCTGATGGAGATTGGACATGTTGCTGAAGGCGTACCGACTATTGAAGAAGTGCATAATGCTGCTGCTAAGTATCAGATTGATATGCCTATTACGGGGATGTTGTATCAATTGGTTCGTAATGAATTGACCGCCCGAGATATTGTAGAACGCTTGATGCAGCGCGAACCCACGCACGAATAA